CTTGGTCGTCCGAGAACAGAAAGTCTTCTTCCAATTCTTCTAATATTTTTACACCATTGTGCATTTGTATTTATTTCCAAAGTGATGATGTGTAGATTCAATCGATTGTCTTCTTTACTTGAATTTCTAGGGAATGTGGAAGAGCTGGAGTTAGAGGGTAAATATGAATGTCTCAATGCCAGGGTTGTATTTcatgtattttatgtttttggaatatgtgtatttttctaaaatctgATAGAAGTTGAACTCATATGTCAAATCTGATAGCTCATGTCCCTCATGTTAAATTGTATAGAGTGCAGAGTATAAGACCATATAAATGGATCGCATGGAAGCAAAAGTTACGTGACGTGATCCTCAATGACTAAGATAACTATGTCGTCCATCATCATCACTGTTGGATAACAAGTTGTCCGTCCTGATGATGTAAAATGAATCATACAGATTCTCTAATAACCAGATAATGAAAAACCTATGATCAAAAGGAAAAGAGAATAtaatttagaaaacaaattttaagttataattatttcaaatcCTGCAATatagaatttattttttgtaatataattacattataaAATGCACAGCGTAGGGGCAGACATAATGTAAAAGATGTATCACCAAAACATGTGATTGAGTTGCAGAGACAGAAAGAACAAAATACAACTCAAACTGTGAAAATCTTAAATTAAAATCAAGCAATCAAAATCCATGATCCTAGACTTTTTTTTCCATGATCCAAGACTTGATTGGtttgcttttttctttttccgtTACAATAATTCTACTACTTATTACAAAACTTTGCCACTACATTATAAAGGTTTGGGTAAACAACatacaaaaaattaaagaaaaagagcTGCTTAAagcttaattattattatttctttgtTAAAAAGCCTAATTTTTGCACCTATGTTCAACTATTATGAAGGCTGTTTGGGAGACTGATCTACACGTGTTCACAATACAGATTTTAccatatcaaattttaattatttatttattttattattttttaagaaacttgGAGAAGTTCTCCCGAAAATGATGTCCTCTCACAGGATTATGATTCATTCTCAAAAAGTTCACCTACAAGGTTATTTTTGAAAGTTCACAAACTTTTCAAGTATGATCCCTCTCCACTATTTTCCTTAGTATGCACATACTAATTTGATCAACattctaatatatttatatatataaactacatAATCTTTTACATGTTCAAGATGTAATGATGACAATGCAATTGGGGTAGTTGGGTTACTTAGGTAATGTATTCTCGCAGTAATTGCAGATATTGTTTTCTCATCCAATTTGTATTGTCACCTAAGCTTCACTAACATATTTTAACCATGTCATTGTAAAGGATCATATACAGTATTGTCACTGACTCTGTATAAATTCTTTACTCTGAAAAATAGAGAGTACTGAAGATTAGTGTCactttaatttaaacaaaaaatgattattacaaataacaatacGATCTCATAATTCTattcattatttatttgtttataatattatttttaatctacaatgtttttaaaatgtttcatAAATTTAATGTAAATTCGTATATAGTTTTTTATAACTTCTATAAAGGACGGAGATTCTCTTTAACATACGATTAAGTATTAAACcagtgtgtttttctttgctttttattataattgtaacATCGAGAATTTAAAATCTCCCAAAACCGTTCAGTTCAGATGAATGACTATAAAAGTCAGTGTATGAGATTAAGtaagaaaatatttacttaatctaTACAAGAATTAatattataggaaaaaaaacaaacaattttaACACTGAATCAAAACCGCAACAAGGCTTAAACATTTTTGTACATTGGCAAACAAAAACTGTGATAAAGGTAACTATCTCTATGCCATAATTTTGCTAAGCACATGAGAACATGAAGAATGCATGAAATTTGTGGATCACCATGAACAGCTAACCCACATATATGGAGCTGACAAATGCTGAGATAGATCAAACCTTCCTTATGCGACATCTCTATATTGAAAAAGAAGTGTTATGGAACTAATGTGATCTTTACAATGCCACCAAGAAAGTGGCATCTCAATAATCTAGAAAATCGATACAGTGATTCTTATTACTATTAgcaaatggaaaaaaaattgagttgGTTTTACGGTGCTACACGCATCGACCACTACTCAGTTTTCACATTTTCAGTTTCAATGTTTTTTACTTTAATCAGCTTTGCATTACTACCTTCTTTTCATTTAATATGACATTTTACTTTTAGTAAGAAATGCAACTTCAAATAATCATCACTTCCACTCCAATATCATGTCAAAAGACTATGATTTCAGCATAAAAAGtaaatacttttataaaatacataaaaaactACTGGAACCCAATCCTTCGAACCCAAATTTTACGAGCCACAAATAACGTATCAAATATGGGatcaaatttttgtaaaaagaaacAATACGAAGACCATTTGAAGTCCTCACATCATATCAACGAcacaactttttaatataaaaacaactattataaacaaacaaaatatatctTATCACATATAATCTCTCTTTACCTATAACTTTTGAAAATGCAGACCTAAAACACAAACtacaaaatcatacaaaaaaataataacctagatcacaaataaaatatatcccgcccgtagggcgggccgaccctagtctctttatataataagatatacgGCATTAACGGATGGATACATGTTTGTTTGATGCGTGTGTTTCAGGAAAGGGCTTTGAATAAGCTTTGAAACATATTCTTCCCTCCCACCATCAAAGGTTTTTTGCGTAGTGCACTTGGCTGGAAATGGATCCTGGTCGATTTGGTCGGCAGCAAGATTGGGATAATACCAGTGTAATTGTGGTTTTCTCAACCTTACTACATACTATATGGGATGATAAACGAGAATTTTTATAGGGATGTTGTGTTTGTCAATTTTACGGGCCCCTCCCTCATCCGAGGACTGAGAGAGACAGTGGAAATTGAGGATGTGGATTGGATTTGGCTAACGTTGTATCAGTCATGATGTTTGTTGCTGACATTGCTTATTCTCTTCAATTCACAGGCTCCGGAGGGTTATGGTCCTGAGCATGATCCAAACACCCGGTGAGTGCTACTCTATTTGACTATATTTGATCTAGTTTTTACTTCTCATGGGTGAATCAACCACTCGTATTAATGTTCACTAGTTTGCATTTCGTCTACTATACTTGGTTTGCCTGcattttattctaaattttttctTACAGGTTTGGCGTATCATATGATAGGGGATATCGGGATGATGTCTACAATCATCCACCTGGACATGATATGGGTCCTTTGCCTCAGTCTAGAAGGAGAAACTCTGAGGAAACTTATCCTCGTGAACTTGGTAGGCAAGAAAAGCCTTCCACCGATACAAACTATGATGCTGATTATTATCATGACGCTGAAGTTGGGAGTCGTAATGGATACTACCGTGATCAAGGACACGAAAGGTCTTCACGATATGATGGCCGTGATGACTACTCTTCCAATAGATCTAGAAACTACCATCATAACAGAGATGATAGCCGTGGAAAAGATTATGATTATGCTCGCCGGAGTTATGATTCCGATTATGAAAGGGGCAGTGTGAGAGATGGCAATAGGAAGAGTGGGGACTCGCAGGATAGAGAACGGAACTCACGTGATAGAGAGTGGGGTTCACGTGATAGAGAAGGGGACAATAGATCTTTCAGCCGTGAAAGAGATGTGAGTCCACAGAGGAGATATGAGAAATCTCGCTCTGGATCTGCTGGACGTGATGGGTTCTCTAGATCAAGATCAAGATCTCCTAGAGGTCGGAGCCATGGGCGAAGTTACCGGGAGGACAACTACGAGGGAGATCACTGGCATGGAAGTGAGAGGCGAAGAGAATATGAAGATAGACATGACCAGGATCATTTTTCTGCTGTATATATTATCCTCCCATCCCTGGTTTACGCTATTTTGTTGCATTGGCATTTTAAAAATcctttcctatatttttatggtttttgcTAGACCCCATCCGCCACTGTTGTTGTGAAGGGTCTCTCAACGAAATCAACGGAAGAAGATCTGTACCAGCTTCTGGTAATCTCTTGTTCATTTTACTAATTCGTATATCCATTTTCTTGCATGAGTTCATTGTTCCCTTCTGCATGACTAGGCTGAATGGGGTCCTCTGCATCATGTCCGTGTTATTCGGGAGCAAAATTCTGGAATTTCTCGTGGATTTGCATTTATTGATTTCCCCACGGTGGTAATAACTTTAAGCTATGCTGTTAGCTCCTTGTGGCCCTTTCTTGTGTTCTATTTAACCCAGTGAGTacaattatgtatatttttttgtgcaGGATGCCGCACGCACCATGATGAATAGAATTGAGCATGATGGTATAATTGTGGATGGAAGGAAGCTGATTTTTCGTTACAggtcttttattattatttgactTCGATTTCGATATATATCTGAAATTTGTGGCGGACCACTGGTTCATAATATGCAAATAAAAGTTTCTTGATCTTTTAATATCATACTTTCAGTTAGTTGTATAGCATTCTTTGACTGAATTGTTGTGTGTTGAGCAGCACACCGAGGGCTGGTGTGCCCCGTAGGCAGGAAAATGCTTCTAGGCGCGGTTATGGTGGCAATATAGTTCCTTCAGATTGGATATGTATAATCTGTGGCTGTATCAATTTTGCGCGGCGAACCTCTTGCTTTCAGGTTGGTGCATGTTGGGAAAAAAGTTATGTATATTTCATAGTGAGTGCTAGAGTGTAAACCCATCTGAAACTGCAGATGAAgttaaatatatttcatttagGAATAGAACTGCTCCTTGTGGTTGTCACGAGTTAGTGATGACAATATATAGAACTGATAAAACTCTCAGGATAATCTGTTTTGTGCCCCGAAAATTGTTTTCAGTTGCTTTTGGTGACAAACATGTATTCTCGATTGGCACTTAATGTTTGGGACTAGGGTGACATACATATGTCAGTAATAATGGTATTTGAACACGTTATCTTTACGTAGACACGTTGATATGCATACCTCTGctgttaatatatttgtttgcatTTAGTTTGGTTAGCAGTAATAAAACTTTCATACATCataattcaaaagagaacgtATGTAACAATCCAACTCTTGAATTGGTATTTACTAATGGATTCTGTTGCATTTTTCGTTCTATTGTTTGAACTCAAAGTGTTCATTAATTGTTCGGTGTTGTGGTGGTAAATTGTGTTATGTATCCCTTATTTGTTGTGCAGCAGCCTGTAGCCTCTCTTGACTATTGTTAGAACACTAAAAAAGCTGAGGTGCTGTCATAATATGGCAGAAACGATTTATTGGCATTATGTAAATCTCTATGATCTCTTTCTTTTACGCAGTGTAATGAACCAAAGACCGATgattctccttcagctgaagtAGGTTTATCCAACTCAACAGCGGGAAGACGAAGTTCTGAATCAGGTTTGTGATCAACATTTTCGTTAAGATGTTTTCCTTGTTGGGTCAGAAAACAGTCGAAAGTGTTGAAGGCTATAGTTGTTGCATTTTTGTACATGCCACTTATGCCTAAGAGACAATGCTCTTAATTTACTTTTCAGGTCCAACTCATGTCTTAGTTGTACGCGGGTTGGATGAAGATGCTGACGAGGAAATGATTCGGTATGAGTTTTCCAAACATGCTCCTATCAAGGTAGACAAAAAACACTTCGGATTCATGTTGAATAAGATATGCACTTTTACGTCAGTTGACCTGGTGTTTctctttttattgttttgtagGATCTTCGTCTTGTCAGAGACAAATTCACGCATGTTTCACGAGGATTTGCATTTGTGCATTTCTTTTCGGTAAGGTCTCAAAGCTAAATTGGTTGTTGCATTTACTAGCTCCGGTGTTGCACTCCTCAAattctatcttcttcttctttcctttcCACTTCCTGATGAAGTCAATTGCAAGTGTACCTTTTGATCATTGAATTATTAGGTGGTATAGGAAATAGCAACCCAGTCTAGATTAGTAGCACCTGTTTTTGTTTGTGAGTttgaagagattttttttttctcgtctGTGTCAGGAAGACTCTATAGTAATCATAATCTGCTAGTTCTGTGGGTAGTCTTTGCAACGTTTGGAGATAGGCACATAGTTTTCTTTTGtcgttcttttttttataatctacaACCACTTAAATAATAGATTATTGTAGTAGATTATTTTTGTGGTCGCAAATTCTCGCCCCGGTTTAATATCATAAAGGTGACCAGATTTTGAAGCATAACTGCtttcatatattcaaatatccGTTTTCTCCCGTTTATGTAGGTATTTGACTAGTTTTTAATTTACCTATGaacttgaaacaaaaaaaatgattatattCGTGTAGGTTGAGGATGCTACCAAGGCACTTGAAGCAACAAACGGTACAATTCTTGACAAGAATGGTAAAATCCTGAGAGTCGCATATGCAAAGAGCGTTCATGGTTCTGGAACTGGTATGCCAGCATCATCTCACGCCAGCAACCTCGCTGCTGCCGCAATTGAAGCAGCAGCATTTTCTCAACAGGTACTTACAGATTGTTTTCATACCAGGTTCCCTCGTTTGTATTTGTTGGTCACTCATTGAGCCTTAGTGAAATTTGATCCTCTAACATAATGGTTATGTAATGAAACAAAGCCATACTAGTTTATCTGTGTCACACGTTGAGCCATACAATTGTTGAATAATAAATGGTTCATCATTAACGTTGGGTACACTGCTCTTCCATACGCCTCTCTTGTTTATGTGTGTCAGTTAGCTTATACGTCTCTAGAGATTCTTATTGTGGTACTTATAGTTCGTTGGTCATAGATTTTGAACGTAGAAAGTCAGTTCTGTGTATTGACATAATTATTCTTAGCTTGTGCCAGTGTGCTGAAACATCCTTAGGTATTTCGTCCTTGTAGTTTTCACTGGAGTTTGTCAATCAAGTTACTAGAAGATGCAATCATGTTTTATTAACcaaaggaaaaacaaaagttCTATCTGAATGTTAATACATTGTTTGGACGTAAATATATTTCTAATGGGGCTGAGTTTCATTTAATTCTTGTGCTCTCTGTGAACGGTTTTCCTCATTTTCGTTATTAGTATGACGGTGCGGGATGGGCTCCAAAGGAATATAATCATGATGAGAAACAAACTGGAGGGCAGACCCAGAGCATTGGGGAAGTGGCTTCTGCTCCACAATCTGGCTACGTGTGGGATGAATCATCTGGTTATTACTATGATGCTGCTTCTGGATATTACTACGATGGAAATTCAGGTTTTCATTTGCTTATATCTCTCTATCTGTTAAGTGTATTCTTTTGCAAGATAGTTTCCTTACAAATTAGTATTCACCTGAAATAACAGAGTATTGCTATTTTTGGCTATTGTGTAACACAAGTTTACAGGATATCCTGTAGCTCTGAGATTCtgaatgcattaaaacagtaacTTGGAGATACACAATTTATGTCACTAAGTAGACTTTAAATATTGCTGAGTTAGGCCTTCTTATCTATGTGCCTTGAAAAATCGCATCTGATAGAGAGCTATTACTGGTTTTTGGTAATCAATAGTCATCTAGACTTGGTGTGTGTGTGGTCTATTAAGAGGGTCGTATACTAATATTAATCATATGCTTCTAAATATGCAGGTCTTTATTACGACAGCAATAGTGGGATTTGGTACTCGTATGACCCTCAAACGCAACAATATGTTCCTTGTCCTGATCAGAACAATGATAGTAAATCAACTGAAAAACAACCAGAGTCTGCCAAGACGGAAAAGTCCAGtcaacaaaaggttattatctCTGCAGCTGCTACCCCCACCGTAGAAAAGGCTA
The window above is part of the Brassica napus cultivar Da-Ae chromosome C8, Da-Ae, whole genome shotgun sequence genome. Proteins encoded here:
- the LOC106414867 gene encoding SUPPRESSOR OF ABI3-5-like produces the protein MDPGRFGRQQDWDNTSAPEGYGPEHDPNTRFGVSYDRGYRDDVYNHPPGHDMGPLPQSRRRNSEETYPRELGRQEKPSTDTNYDADYYHDAEVGSRNGYYRDQGHERSSRYDGRDDYSSNRSRNYHHNRDDSRGKDYDYARRSYDSDYERGSVRDGNRKSGDSQDRERNSRDREWGSRDREGDNRSFSRERDVSPQRRYEKSRSGSAGRDGFSRSRSRSPRGRSHGRSYREDNYEGDHWHGSERRREYEDRHDQDHFSATPSATVVVKGLSTKSTEEDLYQLLAEWGPLHHVRVIREQNSGISRGFAFIDFPTVDAARTMMNRIEHDGIIVDGRKLIFRYSTPRAGVPRRQENASRRGYGGNIVPSDWICIICGCINFARRTSCFQCNEPKTDDSPSAEVGLSNSTAGRRSSESGPTHVLVVRGLDEDADEEMIRYEFSKHAPIKDLRLVRDKFTHVSRGFAFVHFFSVEDATKALEATNGTILDKNGKILRVAYAKSVHGSGTGMPASSHASNLAAAAIEAAAFSQQYDGAGWAPKEYNHDEKQTGGQTQSIGEVASAPQSGYVWDESSGYYYDAASGYYYDGNSGLYYDSNSGIWYSYDPQTQQYVPCPDQNNDSKSTEKQPESAKTEKSSQQKVIISAAATPTVEKAISLPDAVQAAAAAAIASEKREKERVKEIKLASKSSILASKKKMSNVLTMWKQRTSETQTQRPSIGGENPPPTVSAEARSSFSSVQSKGKLTSDTVIAKERSTSSHGAATPSTTPITESSSSSKAGAPLMGVMRGSFGGASSSANVQVPPVLPSAPSPSVPVSAYGSGRRRFSEKPTAAPTHREQPQTSYRDRAAERRNLYGSSAPIENDLMDSSEDIMRKGASDPTPFPPGVGVRGTTTTEVSDYDVITEEKAIDESNVGNRMLRNMGWQEGSGLGRDGSGMKEPVQAQGVDRRAGLGSQQKKLDPEFEAQPGDTYRTVLHKKALARFREMSDNI